The following proteins come from a genomic window of Proteiniphilum propionicum:
- a CDS encoding purine-nucleoside phosphorylase produces MLEAIKQTADYLKSRIEEIPNTAIILGTGLGELVHEIEDKNEISYTEIPNFPISTVEGHSGKLIIGKLGGRKVLAMQGRFHYYEGYDMKQVTFPVRVFQSLGIEYLFVSNAAGGMNPSFDIGDIMLIEDHINMFPEHPLHGKNFNELGTRFPDMSEAYNKELRLMAMEIAREKNIKLQHGVYVGVQGPTFETPAEYNFFRVIGGDAVGMSTVPEVIVANHARIKVLAFSIITDLGVIGKIVEVSHEDVQEAAKIAQPKMAEIMRTIIQRI; encoded by the coding sequence ATGTTAGAAGCTATCAAACAAACAGCAGATTATCTGAAGAGTAGAATTGAAGAGATTCCAAACACAGCCATTATTCTGGGTACGGGCCTGGGGGAACTGGTGCATGAGATTGAAGATAAAAATGAAATTTCCTACACCGAAATACCAAATTTCCCGATTTCCACGGTTGAAGGGCACAGCGGGAAACTGATTATAGGCAAGCTTGGCGGCAGAAAGGTGCTGGCCATGCAGGGGCGCTTCCACTACTATGAAGGGTACGATATGAAACAGGTTACTTTTCCTGTTCGCGTCTTCCAGTCCCTGGGTATAGAGTACCTATTTGTTTCCAATGCAGCCGGAGGGATGAACCCCAGTTTCGACATAGGCGATATCATGCTGATTGAAGACCATATAAACATGTTTCCCGAACACCCCCTTCATGGTAAAAACTTCAATGAGCTGGGTACACGCTTCCCAGATATGAGTGAAGCTTACAACAAAGAGTTGCGTCTGATGGCAATGGAGATAGCCAGGGAGAAAAACATCAAACTGCAGCACGGTGTCTACGTCGGTGTGCAGGGACCCACCTTTGAAACACCGGCCGAGTATAATTTTTTCCGCGTAATCGGTGGAGATGCAGTTGGAATGTCAACCGTTCCCGAAGTTATCGTTGCCAACCACGCGAGAATTAAAGTGCTTGCGTTTTCCATTATCACTGACCTGGGCGTAATAGGCAAGATTGTAGAGGTTTCTCACGAGGATGTGCAGGAGGCCGCCAAAATTGCCCAGCCAAAGATGGCGGAGATTATGCG